One segment of Carya illinoinensis cultivar Pawnee chromosome 13, C.illinoinensisPawnee_v1, whole genome shotgun sequence DNA contains the following:
- the LOC122292086 gene encoding uncharacterized protein LOC122292086: MAPTTRNHPNAHQDESLDVCNEDHRRALRDPEALVDATTQLFKAFTNGPAVYAGQAHWESKFDQFCHLHPPMFDGKADVMESDNWISRLEKIFQAINCTEEQMVEFATYNLADVADVWWIYTRKLIKQELGEESPITWTRFKQVFRDQFFPEVFREAKAREFADLRQGDMSIHQYALKFIELSRFAPYLIPDESRKAQKFERGLHPQILDRLIALKLGNFDALVDRAMILEEYLQSREEQFDKKKRKQQITEQSQSKKPFQSSGQKPPQNNKPQQKATGQHTTCQTCGKMHMGKCLMGTNTCFKCGKLGHLIQDCPQIRTPRCQDDQRCG; the protein is encoded by the coding sequence ATGGCGCCTACCACCAGGAATCACCCAAACGCACACCAAGATGAATCCCTAGATGTGTGCAATGAGGATCATAGGAGGGCTCTGAGGGATCCCGAAGCCCTTGTAGATGCCACCACACAGCTATTCAAGGCTTTTACCAATGGACCAGCCGTGTATGCTGGACAGGCACATTGGGAAAGTAAGTTTGATCAGTTCTGCCACCTGCATCCCCCTATGTTCGATGGCAAAGCTGATGTAATGGAGTCTGATAACTGGATAAGCAGGTTGGAGAAGATTTTTCAGGCCATCAACTGTACTGAGGAGCAGATGGTTGAATTTGCCACATACAATCTGGCTGATGTGGCTGACGTGTGGTGGATCTATACCAGAAAGCTGATAAAGCAAGAGCTTGGTGAAGAATCCCCAATTACCTGGACACGATTTAAGCAGGTATTCAGGGACCAATTCTTCCCTGAGGTCTTTAGAGAGGCCAAGGCCCGAGAGTTTGCTGATTTGAGACAAGGCGATATGTCTATACATCAATATGCATTAAAGTTCATCGAACTTTCACGCTTTGCCCCCTATCTGATCCCAGACGAGTCAAGGAAGGCTCAGAAATTTgagagaggactgcatccacaaattcTTGATAGATTAATTGCACTGAAATTAGGGAATTTTGATGCGCTAGTGGACAGGGCAATGATCTTAGAGGAGTATCTGCAGTCGAGAGAGGAGCAATTCGATAAGAAAAAACGTAAGCAACAGATTACCGAGCAAAGCCAAAGCAAGAAGCCCTTCCAGAGTAGTGGTCAGAAGCCACCACAGAACAATAAGCCACAACAGAAGGCTACCGGACAACATACCACGTGTCAGACTTGCGGCAAGATGCACATGGGGAAGTGCTTGATGGGAACCAACACATGCTTCAAGTGTGGGAAACTAGGACATCTGATTCAAGATTGCCCGCAGATACGTACACCCCGATGCCAAGATGACCAACGATGTGGTTGA